A genomic region of Gemmata massiliana contains the following coding sequences:
- a CDS encoding GNAT family N-acetyltransferase, producing MTTNFVIRPATTADVPALVALMTDFYAESGFVLPLVAATRTFTTLFGTPEFGAVWVAEVSGRLIGHVVLTLAFSMEYGGPRGFIDDLFVCPAARRQGAGAALLAVARAGALARGARALCVETGGADHPARSLYARAGYAESGRTFLTQVLAAPVHAV from the coding sequence ATGACAACGAACTTTGTGATACGGCCCGCAACCACGGCAGATGTGCCGGCCCTCGTTGCGCTCATGACAGACTTCTATGCGGAGTCGGGCTTCGTGCTTCCGCTAGTTGCCGCCACGCGAACGTTCACGACGTTATTTGGCACGCCAGAATTCGGAGCCGTTTGGGTGGCCGAAGTGAGCGGCAGGCTGATCGGTCACGTCGTCCTCACTCTGGCCTTTAGTATGGAGTACGGCGGCCCAAGAGGGTTTATCGACGATCTGTTCGTCTGCCCGGCCGCACGCAGACAGGGCGCGGGAGCTGCGCTGCTCGCAGTCGCACGGGCCGGGGCGCTCGCACGGGGAGCACGCGCACTGTGCGTGGAGACGGGCGGGGCAGATCACCCCGCGCGGTCACTGTATGCCCGCGCGGGCTACGCCGAGAGCGGGCGCACCTTCCTGACACAGGTTCTCGCAGCGCCGGTGCACGCGGTCTAA
- a CDS encoding alpha/beta hydrolase-fold protein, whose amino-acid sequence MSERLVTLVTWAMLVCPVMVQAQPPGGGKDDKAEKFPTPPNEYDKKRDGIDRGKLETVEYDSATVGGTRKARVYTPPGYTKDKKYPVLYLLHGIGGDENEWARGGTPDVILDNLYADKKAVPMVVVLPNGRASKDVTARDPIPKQSPAFAAFEKDLLTDLIPFIEKTYSVRADRESRALAGLSMGGGQSLNFGLGNLDTFAWVGGFSSAPNTKRPDDLIKDHAEAAKKLRLLYVACGDKDGLFRISEGVHKMLDEKKVPHVWRVIPGGAHDFKVWKSDLYHFSQLIFRETSKDEPQAEKKEPTDEGKPSATNLPNAQYPKVHADGRATFRFKAPDAKKVQVFTNYGLGPRGHWDMTKGADGVWSLISPPILPGFHYYGFLVDGVFVNDPGTDTFFGTSKPTSGIEIPEKGVDFFHAKDVPHGEVRSKWYTSKVTGQTRRIQVYTPPGYDDSKQKYPVLYLQHGGGEDETGWVKQGHMNFILDNLIAEKKAVPMVVVMEKGYATKTGEQPAPGRGSAFEDVVIKDLIPMIDATYRTIADRDHRAIAGLSMGSGQAMQIGLTHTDTFSAVGAFSGVFRQGDVRAAYGGVFADPVAFDKKMGLLYLHSGDQGLDAGIHKAASDLHDHLQKGGSKNVVFHDLKGQGHEWQTWRVAFHDFAPRLFQPKK is encoded by the coding sequence ATGAGCGAGCGCTTGGTGACCCTGGTCACGTGGGCCATGTTGGTGTGCCCGGTAATGGTGCAGGCCCAGCCGCCCGGCGGGGGGAAGGATGACAAAGCGGAAAAATTCCCCACGCCGCCGAACGAGTACGACAAGAAGCGGGACGGTATCGACCGGGGCAAACTGGAAACGGTCGAGTACGACTCCGCGACGGTCGGTGGGACGCGCAAGGCCCGGGTCTACACCCCGCCCGGCTACACCAAGGACAAGAAGTACCCGGTCCTGTACCTGCTCCACGGGATCGGGGGCGACGAGAACGAGTGGGCACGCGGCGGAACGCCCGACGTGATCCTCGACAATTTGTACGCCGACAAAAAGGCGGTGCCGATGGTCGTCGTTCTGCCCAACGGCCGGGCATCAAAAGACGTGACGGCGCGTGACCCGATCCCCAAACAGTCACCGGCGTTCGCCGCGTTCGAAAAGGATCTGCTCACCGACCTGATCCCGTTTATCGAGAAGACCTACTCGGTGAGGGCCGACCGCGAGTCGCGCGCGCTCGCCGGGTTGTCGATGGGCGGCGGGCAGTCGCTCAACTTCGGGCTGGGCAACCTGGACACGTTCGCCTGGGTGGGCGGGTTCTCCTCGGCCCCGAACACCAAGCGCCCGGACGACCTCATCAAGGACCACGCGGAGGCGGCCAAGAAGCTGCGGCTCTTGTACGTCGCGTGCGGGGACAAGGACGGGCTGTTCCGGATCAGCGAGGGCGTTCACAAGATGCTCGACGAGAAGAAGGTGCCGCACGTCTGGCGCGTGATCCCCGGCGGGGCGCACGACTTCAAGGTGTGGAAGAGCGACCTGTACCATTTCTCCCAGCTCATCTTCCGAGAAACCTCGAAGGACGAGCCGCAAGCCGAGAAGAAAGAGCCGACCGACGAGGGCAAGCCGTCAGCTACGAACCTGCCGAACGCCCAGTACCCGAAGGTCCACGCCGACGGACGGGCGACGTTCCGGTTCAAGGCGCCCGACGCCAAGAAGGTGCAGGTCTTCACCAATTACGGGCTGGGGCCGCGCGGGCACTGGGACATGACCAAGGGGGCGGACGGGGTGTGGTCGCTCATCTCCCCGCCGATCCTGCCCGGGTTCCACTACTACGGCTTCTTGGTGGACGGGGTGTTCGTGAACGACCCCGGCACCGACACCTTCTTCGGCACCAGCAAACCGACCAGTGGGATCGAGATCCCCGAGAAAGGGGTGGACTTCTTCCACGCCAAGGACGTGCCGCACGGCGAGGTGCGGTCGAAGTGGTATACTTCGAAGGTGACCGGGCAGACCCGCCGCATCCAGGTGTACACCCCGCCGGGCTACGACGACTCGAAGCAGAAGTACCCGGTGCTGTACCTGCAACACGGTGGGGGCGAAGACGAGACCGGGTGGGTCAAGCAGGGGCACATGAACTTCATCCTCGACAACTTGATCGCGGAGAAGAAGGCGGTGCCGATGGTCGTGGTCATGGAGAAAGGCTACGCGACGAAGACGGGTGAGCAACCGGCACCCGGGCGCGGCAGTGCGTTCGAGGACGTGGTGATCAAGGACCTGATCCCGATGATCGACGCGACCTACCGCACCATCGCCGACCGCGACCACCGGGCGATTGCCGGACTCTCGATGGGGTCGGGGCAGGCCATGCAGATCGGGCTGACCCACACCGACACGTTCTCGGCCGTCGGGGCGTTCAGCGGGGTGTTCCGCCAGGGGGACGTGAGGGCCGCCTACGGTGGAGTATTTGCCGACCCGGTCGCGTTCGACAAGAAGATGGGCCTGCTGTACCTGCACTCCGGCGACCAGGGGCTGGACGCGGGCATCCACAAGGCGGCCAGCGACCTGCACGACCACTTGCAGAAGGGTGGGTCGAAGAACGTGGTGTTCCACGACCTCAAGGGTCAGGGGCACGAGTGGCAGACGTGGCGGGTCGCCTTCCACGACTTCGCGCCGCGGCTGTTCCAGCCGAAGAAGTGA
- a CDS encoding leucine-rich repeat domain-containing protein gives MLRLVLCALVSGAVPNSPEAARADDAEEKAARAVELIGGTVDRDASRPGKPVTGVALYGTKVTDAWLKELVPLRNLTTLDLGRTTVTGTGFKDLAPLKNLATVDLGNTLASGAGLKGLTALEGLTTLRLDRTGVTDEGAKELAAHKTLAVLNLSSSKITDAGLKELAALKTLTALNVGGARITGAGLKELAALPKLTELNLNTIPMRATDLKELAALKTLTVLSLFNTATTDADLKVLAPLTNLTTLILSYTKVTDTGLKDLTAFKNLIRLDLYDTAVMDVGLKDLAVLPNLSILQLSRTKVTGTGLKHLGGLKKLTFLNLYDCKGVTDATLKGISQLKSLARIDLGQTGVTDASAKELAALTNLTSAYLGYTQLTDAGLKELAALTNLTSLEMFGTRITAAGVSEFRGALPKCKVHK, from the coding sequence ATGTTGCGGTTGGTACTGTGCGCGTTGGTGTCAGGGGCGGTGCCGAACTCGCCCGAAGCAGCACGAGCCGATGACGCAGAAGAGAAGGCCGCCCGGGCCGTGGAGTTGATAGGGGGAACCGTCGACCGCGACGCGTCCCGGCCCGGCAAACCGGTGACGGGCGTGGCACTGTACGGCACGAAGGTGACCGACGCGTGGTTGAAGGAACTGGTTCCGCTCCGAAATCTCACCACGCTCGACCTGGGCCGCACAACGGTCACGGGCACGGGGTTCAAGGATCTGGCCCCGCTCAAGAACCTAGCCACCGTTGATCTGGGTAACACGCTCGCGTCGGGAGCCGGGCTGAAAGGGTTGACCGCGCTCGAGGGGCTCACCACACTCCGCCTGGACCGGACCGGTGTGACCGATGAGGGCGCGAAGGAGCTGGCCGCGCACAAGACGCTGGCCGTACTCAACCTGAGCAGCTCGAAGATCACCGATGCGGGTTTGAAGGAGTTGGCGGCGCTCAAGACGCTCACCGCGCTGAACGTGGGCGGGGCGCGGATAACCGGGGCGGGACTTAAGGAATTGGCCGCGCTCCCCAAGCTCACCGAGTTGAATCTGAACACCATACCGATGAGGGCCACGGACCTGAAGGAACTGGCGGCGCTCAAAACCCTGACCGTGCTGAGCCTTTTCAATACGGCGACGACGGACGCGGATCTGAAGGTGTTGGCCCCGCTCACGAACCTCACCACGCTTATCCTGTCATATACGAAGGTGACGGATACGGGACTGAAGGATCTGACGGCGTTCAAGAACCTCATTCGGCTCGACCTGTACGATACCGCCGTGATGGATGTGGGCCTCAAGGACTTGGCGGTGCTTCCGAACCTTTCCATCCTGCAGTTGAGTCGCACGAAAGTGACGGGCACAGGGCTGAAGCATCTGGGCGGGCTCAAGAAGCTGACATTTCTGAACCTGTACGATTGCAAAGGGGTGACGGACGCCACTTTGAAAGGGATATCACAGCTCAAGTCGCTCGCCCGAATCGATCTGGGCCAAACGGGGGTGACGGACGCGAGCGCGAAGGAGCTGGCGGCGCTCACGAACCTGACGTCCGCATATTTGGGCTACACGCAGTTAACGGACGCGGGGTTGAAGGAATTGGCGGCGCTCACGAACCTCACCTCGCTCGAAATGTTCGGCACGAGGATCACCGCCGCGGGTGTGAGTGAGTTTCGGGGAGCCTTGCCGAAGTGCAAGGTCCACAAATGA
- a CDS encoding sigma-70 family RNA polymerase sigma factor, translated as MSKADSSVVSAVPLDPHTWVERHGDYLYRFAVAHVRRTDAAEDLVQDALLAAWKAQDRFDGAASERTWLTAILKRKVIDWLRKQVRERLAADPGTGPDRFTDDLFTRRGEWRAPPGLWARGHPAEVLDREEFWDALHGCLGKLPVRLHDVFALRYLDEAASEDVCRELGLTPANFWVMLHRARLRMWWCLSKNWFGTEPQSGSES; from the coding sequence ATGTCGAAGGCTGATTCGTCGGTCGTGAGCGCCGTGCCGCTCGACCCGCACACCTGGGTCGAGCGGCACGGCGATTACCTATACCGGTTCGCCGTGGCCCACGTGCGCCGGACGGATGCGGCCGAGGATCTCGTTCAGGACGCGCTGCTCGCAGCGTGGAAGGCGCAGGACCGGTTCGACGGGGCCGCGTCCGAGCGCACGTGGCTCACGGCGATCCTAAAGCGGAAGGTGATCGACTGGCTGCGTAAACAAGTGCGCGAGCGCCTCGCCGCGGACCCCGGAACCGGCCCGGACCGCTTCACGGACGACCTGTTCACCCGGCGCGGAGAGTGGAGAGCGCCACCCGGCCTTTGGGCGCGCGGGCACCCGGCCGAGGTTCTCGACCGGGAAGAGTTCTGGGACGCTCTACACGGGTGCTTGGGGAAGCTCCCGGTTCGGCTCCACGACGTATTCGCACTGCGGTACCTGGACGAAGCCGCGAGCGAGGACGTGTGCCGGGAACTGGGGCTGACCCCGGCGAACTTCTGGGTGATGCTGCACCGCGCCCGGCTGCGCATGTGGTGGTGCTTGTCGAAAAACTGGTTCGGCACGGAGCCACAAAGTGGGAGCGAGTCATGA
- a CDS encoding GNAT family N-acetyltransferase, producing MSALPEWHIREARCEEVPAIAALTEEFAAYLSELGDTSAFRLGTEALARDGFGPDPAFRGLVAECSSEVVGFLLHHPGYDTDQACRLLFVVDLYVTAVERGRGIGAALMKEARKVARAGGAKQMVWTVYRHNALGRRFYEGIGARSVDDLNLMCWDVL from the coding sequence ATGTCGGCGTTACCGGAGTGGCACATCCGAGAAGCCCGGTGCGAGGAGGTGCCCGCGATAGCCGCGCTCACCGAAGAGTTCGCGGCGTACCTGAGCGAACTCGGCGACACGTCCGCGTTCCGGCTCGGCACCGAAGCGCTCGCGCGTGATGGGTTCGGTCCCGACCCGGCATTTCGAGGGCTCGTGGCCGAGTGCTCGAGCGAAGTGGTCGGATTCCTGCTCCACCACCCCGGCTACGATACGGACCAGGCGTGCCGGCTGCTGTTCGTAGTCGACCTGTATGTGACGGCTGTCGAACGAGGAAGGGGAATCGGGGCCGCCTTAATGAAGGAGGCTCGCAAGGTCGCACGGGCCGGCGGCGCGAAACAAATGGTATGGACCGTCTACCGGCACAATGCCCTGGGGCGACGTTTTTATGAGGGAATCGGTGCGCGTAGCGTCGATGACCTGAATCTCATGTGTTGGGACGTCTTGTAA
- a CDS encoding anti-sigma factor family protein, with protein MICRQAVEVISRSLDAPLSVSTRAGLYVHTLFCSPCRRFRRQLVQVHAACAVIVVDSDLTEGRLSGAARTRVATALERLAQEPGPGEH; from the coding sequence ATGATTTGCCGGCAGGCGGTCGAAGTCATCTCCCGGTCGCTGGACGCTCCGCTCTCGGTGAGCACGCGCGCCGGGCTGTACGTCCATACGCTCTTTTGCTCGCCGTGTCGCCGGTTCCGCCGGCAACTGGTTCAGGTTCACGCGGCGTGTGCGGTGATCGTAGTTGATTCCGATCTTACGGAAGGGCGATTATCGGGAGCGGCCCGCACGCGGGTCGCGACCGCACTCGAACGATTGGCCCAGGAACCGGGACCGGGAGAACACTGA
- a CDS encoding lactonase family protein produces MLQWFRSSPKTGSAPRTRLSAELMEDRSVPSANSLFNPAPLGASTFVYAESNNPEPGHNAVLAYNRESNGELHQIGTFATGGTGQLNVPKLVGPDDGDQQVQATADGKFLFAVNQGSDTITAFRIRTDGSLDRLGVFATGGDQPDSIGIAGTHLYAANRGNAAAGAPGTTAPSVTAFNINRDGTLSAIPHSKVTFPVGTFVTQTLVSRDNRFLFVEAATLEGTAGGNTLTPFRINADGTLTAAPGGAAGAGTNAPILLGSAVHPSLNIIYTGFTSAGQVGVFTYDETGRTNFVGTSADQGAGPCWCAVSADGRVLYVANTGTDSIGVFSLVDPLHPVQIEEVQLGGPRAQNGTANSPRTNAFEIALDPTGKYLFAVTQSTAPSFPQGNQLHTLKIARDGTLTEPNAPVIFSKRDVPANAHPQGVEVVQLGGHGHPLFGWLDFGIDLEDRAHHRRHW; encoded by the coding sequence ATGCTCCAATGGTTCCGCAGCAGCCCGAAAACCGGTTCCGCCCCGCGCACGCGACTGAGCGCTGAACTGATGGAAGATCGGAGCGTGCCGAGCGCGAATTCGTTATTCAACCCGGCCCCGCTCGGGGCGAGTACGTTCGTTTACGCCGAGAGCAACAACCCCGAACCGGGTCACAACGCGGTGCTGGCGTACAACCGCGAGTCCAACGGCGAGCTACATCAGATCGGCACCTTCGCCACCGGCGGGACCGGGCAACTGAACGTCCCGAAGCTGGTCGGTCCCGACGACGGCGACCAACAGGTGCAAGCCACCGCGGACGGCAAGTTCCTGTTCGCGGTGAACCAGGGGAGCGACACGATCACCGCGTTCCGCATCCGCACGGACGGGAGCCTGGATCGCCTAGGCGTCTTCGCAACCGGCGGCGACCAACCGGACAGCATCGGGATCGCCGGAACGCACCTCTACGCGGCCAACCGCGGGAACGCCGCGGCCGGGGCACCGGGAACGACCGCACCGAGCGTGACCGCGTTCAACATCAACCGGGACGGGACGCTCTCCGCGATCCCGCACTCGAAAGTCACGTTCCCGGTGGGCACGTTCGTCACGCAGACGCTCGTCTCGCGCGACAACCGGTTTCTGTTCGTGGAAGCCGCCACACTGGAGGGCACCGCGGGCGGGAACACGCTCACCCCGTTCCGCATCAACGCGGACGGTACCCTGACGGCCGCACCGGGCGGCGCGGCCGGGGCCGGCACGAACGCGCCGATCCTGCTCGGGTCGGCGGTCCACCCGTCGCTGAACATCATTTACACCGGGTTCACGTCGGCCGGCCAAGTCGGGGTGTTCACCTACGACGAAACCGGGCGCACGAACTTCGTGGGCACGTCCGCGGACCAGGGGGCGGGTCCGTGCTGGTGCGCGGTGAGTGCGGACGGGCGGGTGCTGTACGTGGCGAACACGGGCACGGACTCGATCGGCGTGTTCTCGCTGGTCGATCCGCTCCACCCGGTGCAGATCGAAGAAGTACAACTGGGCGGCCCGCGCGCTCAGAACGGGACGGCGAACAGTCCGCGCACGAACGCATTCGAGATCGCACTCGATCCAACCGGGAAGTACCTGTTCGCGGTCACACAATCCACGGCCCCGTCGTTCCCGCAGGGGAACCAGTTGCACACGCTGAAGATCGCCCGCGACGGGACGCTGACGGAACCGAACGCTCCCGTCATCTTCTCGAAGCGTGACGTGCCCGCGAACGCGCACCCGCAGGGTGTCGAGGTCGTGCAACTCGGCGGGCACGGGCACCCGTTGTTCGGGTGGCTCGATTTCGGTATCGACCTCGAAGATCGCGCCCACCACCGGCGCCACTGGTAA
- a CDS encoding MarR family winged helix-turn-helix transcriptional regulator, with amino-acid sequence MSTGSELPIALRAAYLALHRQSEAQFASHGVTADQFVLLATLARGGHALTQRELARRMSSDPSTVRAMLALLEPRGFVERSTHPTDARARTVALTAAGERMFRQLWTAGEPIRALMLDALEPGEAETLVRLLARVAGALNPEFAPVRESSPSHSPEDEV; translated from the coding sequence ATGAGCACCGGAAGCGAACTCCCGATCGCCCTGCGCGCCGCGTACCTGGCCCTCCACCGACAGTCGGAGGCGCAGTTCGCGTCCCACGGTGTCACCGCGGACCAGTTTGTCCTCCTCGCGACCCTCGCCCGAGGCGGGCACGCCCTGACCCAGCGGGAACTGGCTCGGCGCATGTCGTCCGACCCCAGTACCGTGCGGGCGATGCTCGCGCTACTGGAACCGCGCGGGTTCGTCGAACGAAGTACCCACCCGACCGACGCCCGAGCGCGGACGGTCGCTCTCACGGCGGCGGGGGAGCGAATGTTCCGGCAGCTCTGGACGGCGGGCGAACCGATCCGGGCACTGATGCTCGACGCGCTCGAACCCGGCGAGGCGGAAACGCTCGTCCGGCTCCTCGCGCGCGTCGCCGGGGCACTGAACCCGGAGTTCGCGCCGGTCCGCGAATCCAGTCCCTCTCACTCTCCGGAGGATGAAGTATGA